A genomic stretch from candidate division WOR-3 bacterium includes:
- a CDS encoding phosphoribosylglycinamide formyltransferase, whose translation MKVKKGIAVLASGRGTNFEALARSCERPDFPAEIRILVVNVPEAPVLNRAATFRIPTVTIDHRNFSCRAAFEEEVIRALEPHQIDLVCLAGFNRILSQKFLERYPMRIMNIHPSLLPAFAGLQGIQVHEAVINYGVKITGCTVHFVTADVDCGPIIVQRAIPVRDVDTPESLSLRVLVEEHQAYPEAVRLFCEDRLEIQGRRVLVRSR comes from the coding sequence ATGAAAGTCAAAAAGGGGATTGCGGTTCTGGCTTCAGGGCGCGGGACAAATTTTGAGGCTTTAGCCCGCAGTTGTGAACGGCCGGACTTTCCTGCGGAGATTAGAATTTTAGTTGTCAATGTGCCAGAGGCTCCGGTCTTGAATCGTGCCGCTACTTTTCGGATTCCAACTGTAACAATTGACCACCGTAACTTTTCCTGCCGTGCGGCGTTTGAGGAAGAGGTAATCAGGGCGCTTGAGCCACATCAAATTGACCTGGTTTGTCTTGCCGGGTTCAACCGGATTCTATCGCAAAAGTTTCTTGAGCGGTATCCGATGCGGATAATGAACATTCACCCTTCGCTCCTGCCCGCTTTTGCCGGTTTACAGGGGATTCAGGTTCATGAAGCGGTGATTAATTATGGGGTGAAAATTACCGGCTGCACTGTGCACTTTGTGACCGCAGACGTTGATTGCGGGCCAATAATCGTGCAAAGGGCAATACCGGTGCGGGATGTGGATACGCCGGAGTCGCTTTCTTTGCGGGTGCTGGTTGAGGAGCATCAGGCATATCCTGAGGCGGTGAGGTTGTTTTGCGAGGACAGGCTGGAAATACAAGGGCGGCGGGTGCTGGTGCGCTCCCGCTAA